Proteins encoded within one genomic window of Acinetobacter sp. WCHA55:
- the purN gene encoding phosphoribosylglycinamide formyltransferase, which produces MIKIAVLVSGSGSNLQALIDANLSGQIVGVISNKPEAYALQRAENAGIATAVFEHKQYPHREAFDDVMHQQLLDWDVDLVVLAGFMRILSEKFVSAWEGKMINIHPSLLPHYKGMHTHQRVLNTGDQLHGCTVHYVTVELDAGQALAQGVLKVSSHDCVNSLAQRVHMLEHIIYPQVVEWICIQTIQHTDQGVLYRNTLMHEPIQFCKF; this is translated from the coding sequence ATGATTAAAATTGCTGTTTTGGTTTCAGGAAGTGGATCAAACCTTCAAGCCTTGATTGATGCCAATCTATCAGGCCAAATTGTGGGTGTGATTTCCAACAAACCTGAAGCCTATGCGCTACAGCGTGCTGAAAATGCAGGTATTGCAACAGCAGTCTTTGAGCACAAACAGTATCCTCATCGTGAAGCCTTTGATGATGTCATGCATCAACAATTGCTCGATTGGGATGTTGATCTAGTGGTTCTTGCTGGCTTTATGCGTATTTTAAGTGAGAAATTTGTTAGTGCTTGGGAAGGGAAAATGATTAACATTCACCCTTCTCTTCTACCGCATTACAAAGGTATGCATACCCATCAGCGCGTACTAAATACTGGCGATCAACTGCATGGTTGTACCGTACACTATGTGACGGTTGAACTCGACGCAGGTCAAGCTTTAGCACAAGGTGTACTGAAAGTCAGTTCACATGATTGTGTGAACAGTTTGGCTCAACGTGTACATATGCTTGAGCATATCATCTACCCGCAAGTGGTAGAGTGGATTTGCATACAAACAATTCAGCATACAGACCAAGGTGTTCTCTACCGCAATACATTGATGCACGAGCCAATTCAGTTTTGCAAATTTTGA
- the cxpE gene encoding chloramphenicol efflux transporter CxpE, giving the protein MQDRTLKRIFILAGIALILWVLYLLKPVVLPFIGAFLVAYLFSPLVDKLHKIGLPRWLSISAVFIGIGVVITLAFWYLVPLVWEQLMYAKNSIPSGIHWANYKFLPWLSDSFNLVPMELDVDQISAAIMEYVQTNYSADSIQAMIAKLAQSGLNFIQIGGTVVLIPIIAFYFLLDWDRMLDSFRRLIPRRYEEQTLVIVKECHSVLGAFVKGQFLVMVLLGVVYAVGLQLIGLEVGLIIGMVAGLCSIIPYLGFAVGIIAAVIASLFQFGIDWMQLLLVGVVFMIGQAVEGYILQPFLLGDKIGLSPVAVVFAVLAGAQLGGILGMLIALPVAAVIVVLLRHAREFYENSPMYGTSTYVVQDSSAGSITIETDEVDVDIELKNQAVKAQQASENSSKIDQIDHKEL; this is encoded by the coding sequence ATGCAAGATCGTACACTTAAACGTATTTTTATTTTGGCAGGAATCGCGCTCATACTCTGGGTGTTGTATCTACTCAAGCCTGTTGTTTTACCTTTTATTGGTGCATTTTTAGTTGCTTATCTATTCAGTCCACTGGTCGATAAACTACATAAAATTGGTTTGCCACGTTGGTTATCTATTAGTGCTGTTTTTATCGGTATTGGCGTTGTCATTACATTGGCATTTTGGTATTTGGTTCCACTGGTGTGGGAACAGCTCATGTATGCAAAGAACAGTATTCCTTCAGGTATACATTGGGCAAATTATAAATTCCTGCCTTGGTTATCTGATAGTTTTAATTTGGTCCCAATGGAATTGGATGTTGACCAGATTTCAGCTGCGATTATGGAATATGTACAGACTAATTATAGTGCAGACAGTATTCAGGCTATGATTGCCAAATTGGCTCAGTCTGGACTGAACTTCATTCAGATTGGCGGTACGGTGGTTCTGATCCCAATTATTGCATTCTATTTTTTATTAGATTGGGATCGCATGCTGGACAGTTTTCGTCGTCTTATTCCACGGCGATATGAAGAACAGACCTTAGTCATTGTTAAAGAATGTCATAGTGTACTTGGTGCTTTTGTCAAAGGTCAGTTCTTGGTCATGGTGCTCTTGGGCGTGGTCTATGCAGTGGGCTTACAGTTAATTGGACTTGAAGTAGGTTTGATTATTGGGATGGTGGCTGGGCTGTGCAGTATCATTCCTTACTTAGGTTTTGCAGTCGGGATTATTGCCGCAGTGATTGCAAGTTTATTCCAGTTTGGAATTGATTGGATGCAATTACTTTTGGTTGGTGTGGTCTTTATGATTGGTCAGGCAGTGGAAGGCTATATTCTACAACCGTTCTTGTTGGGCGATAAAATTGGTTTGTCTCCAGTTGCTGTAGTATTTGCAGTATTGGCTGGCGCACAATTGGGTGGCATTTTAGGGATGTTAATTGCATTGCCTGTAGCTGCTGTGATTGTAGTCTTATTACGACATGCACGTGAGTTTTATGAAAATAGTCCAATGTATGGTACATCTACTTATGTTGTGCAAGATTCATCTGCGGGTTCAATTACGATTGAAACCGATGAAGTCGATGTTGATATTGAACTAAAAAATCAAGCGGTAAAAGCTCAGCAAGCATCTGAAAATTCAAGTAAGATTGATCAGATAGACCATAAAGAACTTTAG
- a CDS encoding alpha/beta fold hydrolase, which yields MKPLIHFAHANGVPSKVYQKLFDLLSDQYDVIYVPLLGPDKSYPIDNHWKSLTQQVIDSIVRQAQGRKVIGLGHSLGSVLTFQAALQRPDLFEQVIMMDPPLIMGKASFALHFAKMFKLKMVDSMSPAALSLRRRDHWKSREQAAELLRPKGFYKDFDPDCFQAYIDYALTEDRVRGGVELTIAKMDEVHIFRTNPSLWWLPQGKPQVPMHLMIAENGPFIGPGFPQIVKKKFGIPYQIVEGSHMFPLERPEETVILIKRLIQGKV from the coding sequence ATGAAGCCATTAATTCATTTTGCGCACGCCAATGGCGTGCCTTCTAAGGTCTATCAGAAATTATTTGATTTATTGTCAGATCAGTATGATGTGATCTATGTCCCATTATTGGGTCCAGATAAAAGCTACCCGATTGATAACCATTGGAAAAGCTTAACTCAGCAAGTGATTGACAGTATTGTTCGTCAGGCGCAGGGACGTAAAGTGATTGGTTTAGGACATTCATTAGGATCAGTGCTGACGTTTCAGGCGGCATTACAGCGTCCTGATTTATTTGAACAAGTCATCATGATGGACCCTCCTTTGATTATGGGCAAAGCCTCGTTTGCATTACACTTTGCAAAGATGTTCAAGTTGAAAATGGTTGATTCCATGTCACCAGCAGCACTATCTTTACGGCGTCGTGACCATTGGAAAAGTCGTGAACAGGCAGCTGAACTTTTACGTCCAAAAGGTTTTTATAAGGACTTTGATCCAGACTGCTTTCAAGCTTATATTGACTATGCTTTAACGGAAGATCGTGTCCGTGGCGGTGTTGAACTTACAATTGCAAAAATGGATGAAGTTCATATTTTTAGGACCAATCCGTCTTTATGGTGGCTACCTCAGGGCAAACCACAAGTACCCATGCATTTAATGATTGCTGAAAATGGCCCTTTTATTGGTCCAGGGTTTCCACAAATAGTGAAAAAGAAATTTGGCATTCCTTATCAAATTGTTGAGGGGAGTCATATGTTTCCTTTGGAGCGACCAGAGGAAACGGTTATTCTGATTAAGAGGCTAATTCAAGGAAAGGTTTAA
- the purM gene encoding phosphoribosylformylglycinamidine cyclo-ligase has translation MSNSTSTPNTGLSYKDAGVDIEAGDALVDRIKSVAKRTTRPEVMGGLGGFGALCKIPKGYEEPVLVSGTDGVGTKLRLALNLNRHDTIGQDLVAMCVNDLLVCGAEPLFFLDYYATGHLNVDVAANVVTGIGTGCELAGCALVGGETAEMPGMYEGEDYDLAGFCVGVVEQSKIIDGSKVKAGDVLIGVASSGAHSNGYSLLRKILDVKNVDLTQIVDGRPLADVAMEPTRIYVKPILQLLKEIDVHAMAHITGGGLPGNLPRVLPNGAQAVVNEASWEWPELFKLLQREGGVEQFEMYRTFNCGVGMVLVVDAADAAKTVELLNNLGEKAFTMGHIADNAESVEGADEKIRVIFA, from the coding sequence ATGAGCAACTCAACTTCTACCCCAAACACTGGTTTAAGCTACAAAGATGCAGGTGTCGACATTGAAGCGGGCGACGCGTTAGTCGATCGTATCAAATCTGTCGCGAAGCGTACTACTCGTCCTGAAGTAATGGGCGGATTAGGTGGCTTCGGTGCACTTTGTAAAATCCCTAAAGGTTATGAAGAACCTGTTCTCGTATCTGGCACAGACGGTGTTGGTACAAAATTACGTTTAGCATTGAACTTAAACCGTCATGACACAATTGGTCAAGACTTGGTTGCAATGTGTGTAAACGATCTTCTTGTATGTGGCGCTGAGCCATTATTCTTCCTTGACTACTATGCAACTGGCCATCTTAATGTAGATGTTGCTGCAAACGTAGTTACGGGTATTGGCACAGGCTGTGAACTTGCTGGTTGTGCACTGGTTGGTGGTGAAACTGCCGAAATGCCTGGCATGTATGAAGGCGAAGATTACGACTTGGCAGGTTTCTGTGTAGGCGTAGTTGAGCAAAGCAAAATTATTGATGGCTCTAAAGTCAAAGCGGGTGACGTTTTAATTGGTGTTGCATCGAGCGGTGCTCACTCAAACGGTTACTCTCTACTTCGTAAAATTTTAGACGTGAAGAACGTTGACTTGACGCAAATCGTTGATGGCCGCCCACTTGCTGATGTTGCAATGGAACCAACACGAATTTACGTGAAGCCTATTCTTCAACTTTTAAAAGAAATTGATGTACACGCAATGGCGCACATTACTGGTGGTGGTTTACCAGGTAACTTACCACGCGTATTGCCGAATGGTGCTCAAGCTGTTGTGAATGAAGCATCTTGGGAATGGCCAGAATTGTTTAAACTTCTTCAACGTGAAGGTGGTGTTGAACAGTTCGAAATGTATCGTACATTCAACTGTGGCGTAGGCATGGTCTTAGTTGTCGATGCTGCCGATGCTGCCAAAACAGTTGAACTCCTCAATAACCTTGGTGAAAAAGCTTTCACTATGGGACATATCGCTGACAATGCTGAGTCAGTTGAAGGCGCAGACGAAAAAATCCGCGTGATATTCGCTTAA
- the sppA gene encoding signal peptide peptidase SppA: MSDWPPKPENETPKQQPVHEQPTGNEWKLLEKAVLASVEEQRRARRWGIFFKCLTFAYLLFILFAMTKSCSTSGTDATASKHIAVVDIVGTIAADEQSVNSDDTIKSLKKAFENKQSQAVVLNINSPGGSPVQSDEIWQEIQYLKKAHSDKKLYAVIGDTGASGAYYIASAADEILVNPSSLVGSIGVIMPNYGVNGLMQKLGVEDRTMTSGQNKALLSMTQPVNPAQRAHVQGVLDNVHEHFINAVKQGRGKKLKSNDPALFSGLFWTGDQAVKLGIADRIGNLHTLKRELNTDKAMDYTVVHSPLDAVLGRLGASMGAGFASSLSNQIQTEQTTKLQ; the protein is encoded by the coding sequence ATGTCCGATTGGCCACCAAAACCAGAAAATGAAACGCCGAAACAACAGCCTGTACATGAACAACCGACAGGAAACGAATGGAAACTTTTAGAGAAAGCAGTTTTAGCTTCCGTTGAAGAACAACGTCGTGCACGTCGCTGGGGTATCTTTTTCAAATGTCTAACTTTTGCTTATCTTTTATTTATTCTATTTGCCATGACTAAGAGCTGTTCGACCAGTGGTACGGATGCAACTGCATCTAAACATATAGCTGTAGTTGATATTGTTGGTACCATTGCCGCTGATGAGCAAAGCGTAAACAGTGATGACACGATTAAATCATTAAAGAAAGCTTTTGAAAATAAACAAAGCCAAGCGGTGGTGCTCAATATTAACTCACCAGGTGGCTCTCCGGTTCAGTCGGATGAAATCTGGCAAGAAATTCAATATTTGAAAAAAGCGCATAGCGATAAAAAATTGTATGCGGTGATTGGTGATACAGGTGCATCAGGTGCTTACTATATCGCATCTGCTGCTGATGAAATTTTGGTGAATCCATCGAGTTTAGTGGGTTCAATCGGTGTGATTATGCCGAACTATGGGGTGAATGGCCTCATGCAAAAACTGGGTGTTGAAGACCGCACTATGACCTCTGGTCAAAACAAAGCTTTATTGTCAATGACACAACCCGTTAACCCTGCGCAGCGTGCACATGTTCAAGGTGTACTTGATAATGTACACGAGCATTTTATTAATGCTGTAAAACAAGGTCGTGGTAAAAAGTTAAAGTCGAATGATCCTGCACTCTTCTCAGGTCTTTTCTGGACAGGGGATCAGGCGGTCAAACTGGGTATTGCGGATCGTATTGGTAATTTACATACTTTAAAACGTGAACTCAATACCGATAAGGCAATGGATTATACTGTAGTACATAGCCCACTAGACGCTGTATTAGGCCGTTTAGGTGCGTCGATGGGGGCAGGTTTTGCATCCTCACTTTCAAATCAAATACAAACTGAACAGACCACGAAACTCCAATGA
- a CDS encoding lipoprotein-releasing ABC transporter permease subunit, with the protein MFKPISLYIGLRYTRARRSNHFISFIALVSMIGLTLGVAVLITVLSVMNGFDRELKTRVLGMIPQATVSSTQILTDWPELAKKIETKEHVTGVAPFTQLQGMLTAQGQVAGIMVTGIEPQYEKKVSIIQDHMVEGGIDNLKKGEFGIVLGKQMTDALGLGLNDSVTLVLPEATPSPAGVVPRFKRFKIVGIFSIGAEVDSMMGYIALNDASTLLRLPDGAQGIRLKLDDIFAAPKVADEIVMDLPSGFYASNWTYTHGNLFSAIQMEKAMVSLLLFLIVLVAAFNIVSSLVMVVTDKKSDIAILRTLGASPATITRIFMVQGTIIGVIGTVSGAILGIVFASGISSFVGWLNNVMGLHLFDAYFINYLPSYLRWQDVLTIVSLSLILSFLATIYPAMRAAKIQPAEALRYE; encoded by the coding sequence ATGTTTAAACCAATCTCGCTGTATATAGGGTTGAGATATACTCGCGCACGGCGTAGCAACCACTTTATTTCTTTTATTGCACTGGTTTCGATGATCGGTCTGACACTGGGTGTGGCTGTACTTATTACAGTCTTATCTGTAATGAATGGTTTCGACCGAGAACTGAAAACACGTGTACTTGGAATGATACCTCAAGCTACTGTTTCTTCAACACAAATTTTAACAGATTGGCCTGAACTTGCAAAAAAAATTGAGACAAAGGAACACGTCACAGGCGTAGCACCTTTTACTCAATTGCAGGGAATGCTTACGGCACAAGGCCAAGTGGCTGGAATTATGGTCACGGGGATTGAACCTCAATATGAAAAAAAGGTTTCAATTATTCAAGACCACATGGTTGAAGGTGGTATTGATAACTTAAAAAAAGGTGAGTTTGGTATTGTTTTAGGCAAACAAATGACCGATGCCTTAGGTTTAGGTTTAAATGATAGTGTGACTTTGGTTTTACCTGAGGCAACGCCATCTCCAGCGGGTGTGGTACCGCGTTTTAAACGTTTCAAAATTGTGGGCATTTTCAGCATTGGTGCTGAGGTCGATTCGATGATGGGCTATATTGCCTTGAATGATGCATCAACTCTGTTACGTTTACCTGATGGTGCACAAGGCATTCGCCTGAAATTGGATGATATTTTTGCAGCACCTAAAGTGGCTGATGAAATTGTGATGGATCTGCCAAGCGGTTTTTATGCCTCGAATTGGACCTATACTCACGGAAATTTGTTTAGTGCGATCCAAATGGAAAAGGCCATGGTGAGCTTATTACTCTTCCTGATTGTCTTGGTGGCTGCATTTAATATTGTGTCGTCCTTGGTGATGGTCGTGACCGATAAAAAATCGGATATTGCGATTCTACGAACATTGGGTGCTTCACCTGCAACTATTACTCGTATTTTTATGGTTCAAGGTACGATTATTGGTGTGATTGGTACGGTATCGGGCGCAATTCTCGGCATTGTTTTCGCCTCTGGCATTAGTAGTTTTGTGGGTTGGTTAAACAATGTGATGGGGCTTCATCTGTTTGATGCATACTTTATCAATTACTTACCATCGTATTTAAGATGGCAAGATGTATTAACCATTGTGTCCCTGTCTTTAATTTTAAGTTTCCTTGCAACTATTTATCCTGCAATGCGTGCTGCAAAAATCCAACCTGCGGAGGCATTACGCTATGAGTAA
- the lolD gene encoding lipoprotein-releasing ABC transporter ATP-binding protein LolD yields MSKIVLEAQNIEKHFTDGKSTVEVIKGLSLQVTAGEFVSIVGSSGSGKSTLLHVLGGLDRPSSGQVFLQGSRFDSLNEAERGYLRNQHLGFVYQFHHLLPEFTALENVAMPLMLRQGTNFKDVQKQAEYLLERVGLTHRLTHKPGELSGGERQRVALARALVAKPALMMADEPTGNLDRKTASKIFELLMDLRQEFNMAMLIVTHDEQLAQSADSILHMQDGLWVNE; encoded by the coding sequence ATGAGTAAAATTGTTTTAGAAGCACAAAATATTGAAAAGCATTTTACTGATGGTAAGTCGACTGTTGAGGTGATTAAAGGTCTCTCTCTACAAGTCACAGCAGGTGAATTTGTCTCGATTGTGGGTTCGAGTGGTTCGGGTAAAAGTACGTTGTTGCATGTATTGGGTGGTTTAGACCGTCCGAGTTCAGGGCAGGTATTTTTACAGGGTAGTCGTTTTGACAGTTTGAATGAAGCTGAGCGTGGCTATTTACGTAATCAACACTTAGGTTTTGTTTACCAGTTCCATCATCTGTTGCCTGAGTTTACGGCTTTAGAAAATGTGGCTATGCCACTGATGTTACGTCAAGGTACCAACTTTAAAGACGTACAAAAGCAAGCCGAATACTTACTTGAACGCGTTGGGTTGACGCACCGCTTAACCCATAAACCGGGTGAACTTTCAGGTGGGGAACGTCAACGCGTTGCCTTGGCGCGTGCATTGGTGGCCAAGCCAGCATTAATGATGGCAGATGAACCGACAGGTAATTTAGATCGGAAAACAGCAAGTAAAATTTTTGAGTTGCTGATGGATTTACGTCAGGAGTTCAACATGGCCATGTTGATCGTGACACATGATGAACAACTGGCTCAGTCTGCGGATTCTATTTTGCATATGCAAGATGGTCTTTGGGTCAATGAATAG
- a CDS encoding lysophospholipid acyltransferase family protein, giving the protein MTKAQEQNSTYRLLHFVSKQPIKFARFFAKGLAGLVNLLKISKNNDALRLNLKIALPELSDERREVIAKQAVRNELTTYFEFFSIWGSSNQKNIERVQKVHGEHLLHEALNAQKGLVLIVPHFGTWEIMNSYVAQFTEMTIMYKPVKDPGADLFVREARSREGAHLVPTDESGVRQIFKALKQGGTTVILPDHTPKQGGEMIPYFGFPLATSNLSAKLIQKTKAKALLLYAIRNDDGFDMYIEEINESIYQGTANDGTFVIHQAIEDLVHRYPEHYHWTYKRFKANPKLRTLYNLPFNEAVMRLEQLRMEQQNQSTATTVESDVVSSVQ; this is encoded by the coding sequence ATGACTAAAGCACAAGAGCAAAACTCGACTTATCGTTTACTGCATTTTGTAAGCAAACAACCTATTAAATTTGCACGTTTTTTTGCTAAAGGTTTAGCAGGCTTAGTCAATCTTTTAAAAATCAGTAAAAACAATGATGCTCTCAGGCTCAATTTAAAAATTGCACTGCCTGAGCTGAGTGATGAACGACGCGAAGTGATTGCGAAGCAAGCAGTACGTAATGAACTGACCACCTATTTTGAGTTTTTTAGTATTTGGGGTTCAAGCAATCAGAAAAATATTGAACGCGTCCAAAAAGTACATGGCGAACATTTGCTACATGAGGCACTTAATGCTCAGAAAGGCTTAGTCTTAATTGTACCTCATTTTGGGACTTGGGAAATTATGAATAGTTATGTCGCCCAATTTACTGAAATGACCATTATGTACAAGCCAGTTAAGGACCCTGGTGCTGACTTATTTGTTCGTGAGGCGCGCAGTCGTGAAGGCGCTCATCTTGTCCCTACCGATGAATCAGGGGTACGTCAAATTTTTAAGGCACTCAAACAAGGGGGGACGACCGTAATTCTACCCGATCATACCCCAAAACAAGGTGGGGAAATGATTCCTTATTTTGGCTTTCCTTTGGCTACAAGTAACTTGAGCGCTAAACTGATTCAAAAAACCAAAGCCAAAGCTTTACTGCTCTATGCTATTCGTAATGACGATGGCTTTGATATGTACATTGAAGAAATCAACGAAAGTATTTATCAAGGTACAGCCAATGATGGTACCTTCGTCATTCACCAAGCCATTGAGGACTTGGTTCATCGTTATCCTGAGCATTATCATTGGACCTATAAACGCTTTAAAGCCAACCCCAAACTTCGGACACTGTATAACCTTCCATTTAATGAGGCTGTGATGCGTTTAGAGCAATTGCGTATGGAACAACAGAATCAGTCGACTGCAACCACTGTCGAGTCTGACGTTGTGTCGTCAGTTCAATAA
- a CDS encoding DNA internalization-related competence protein ComEC/Rec2, whose translation MKFLYAAWIVGIALMGQTVSILNHLFYPALISVIILLPLQLFLFQHKHTFILQFIRGLICSVLFLTAGYYYAQSALQQRLVYKETKVEDAEVIVYIAKINQLGAETIQQEIQVLNRHEQPVQWLSFQKRISDEQAVLELGKYYRLTGETRPAHSYAVQGVFDIEQWYLQRNLMSGFKLKQIQPLSEAEIFALGYASHLRKQQAVFKQLQLGIEQQRLKIRNFIYIQPLSHKGLILALLTGDESFLDKETTAFFQRFGISHFLAISGPHVLIFAVMLCWLLQKVLNRYWPQIFLKIPRPYALLLPFCCCVLLYCAFVGFEIPALRTLLSCFCLSVLIWLRQIISSLTLLLLSASLLLLFDPFSILSAAFWLSYGACFVLLRIYQTTIRLDLSHPQSWQKKLVFSLKLLVESQWKIFVALMPLVIIFFKQISWVSPISNLVAIPLISLLVVPLEVLAAFTFYLFEPLSSLLFQLADWVLVFLLGIFNVLDALLPIRLYPIALNTWQIILLIVLLIIVFMPKPSLPKSWLVLGLIPLLGFSSQNRPFELIVLDVGQGQAVYMQHGQQRAMIDVGGSYDELKFSVAKQIIQPFLSKQGVSQLDQLILTHLDQDHSGSYATLKNELSINQVYSNQQLDVANRSNFNYCQQGQIWHWSEQVEIKILSPKANQLVQVPYQQNELSCVVYIQVKDVQPYQYFLIMGDAGWQTEYQLLQDYPNLRVDVLILGHHGSRHSSAYAFLKHYQPKLAIASAGFNNRYGHPSTVTQARLEALNIPLLTTVEQGSIGFIVQPTGLIELTTQRQTRQWLQSTDSVVPYAIALNASQPH comes from the coding sequence ATGAAGTTTTTATATGCTGCTTGGATTGTAGGAATTGCATTGATGGGGCAGACCGTTTCCATTCTAAATCACCTTTTTTATCCAGCGCTGATTTCAGTCATCATACTTTTGCCCTTACAGCTTTTTCTCTTTCAACACAAACATACATTTATTTTGCAGTTTATTCGCGGGCTGATTTGTTCCGTGCTGTTTTTAACTGCGGGATATTATTATGCACAATCGGCCTTGCAACAGCGTCTAGTCTACAAAGAAACAAAAGTTGAAGATGCTGAAGTCATTGTTTATATCGCAAAAATTAACCAACTAGGTGCTGAGACTATTCAGCAAGAAATACAGGTCTTGAACCGACATGAGCAACCAGTGCAATGGTTGAGTTTTCAAAAAAGGATTTCGGATGAGCAAGCGGTCTTAGAACTTGGGAAATACTACCGACTGACAGGGGAAACTCGTCCTGCGCATAGTTATGCAGTGCAAGGCGTATTCGATATTGAGCAGTGGTATTTGCAGCGTAATCTTATGTCGGGTTTCAAACTTAAGCAAATACAACCCTTATCTGAGGCTGAGATTTTCGCATTAGGCTATGCCAGCCATTTAAGAAAACAGCAAGCCGTATTCAAGCAACTCCAGCTAGGTATAGAGCAGCAGCGTTTAAAGATACGCAACTTTATTTATATACAGCCTTTAAGTCATAAGGGCCTAATTCTAGCACTCCTGACTGGGGATGAGAGTTTCTTAGATAAAGAGACGACAGCATTTTTTCAACGTTTTGGTATTAGTCATTTTTTGGCAATATCAGGACCGCATGTACTCATCTTTGCCGTGATGTTGTGTTGGCTGTTGCAAAAGGTGCTAAATCGTTATTGGCCACAGATTTTTCTCAAAATCCCACGACCTTATGCGTTGTTACTACCATTTTGTTGCTGCGTATTGCTGTATTGTGCCTTTGTTGGTTTTGAAATTCCTGCACTTCGTACTTTACTCAGTTGTTTCTGTTTAAGTGTGTTGATTTGGCTTAGGCAGATAATTTCATCTTTGACGTTACTCTTATTGAGTGCATCACTCCTTTTATTGTTTGATCCTTTTTCGATTCTTTCGGCGGCCTTCTGGTTGTCTTATGGTGCATGCTTTGTGCTTTTACGCATTTATCAAACCACGATTCGACTCGACTTGAGTCACCCACAGTCTTGGCAGAAAAAACTCGTTTTTAGCCTAAAACTTTTGGTTGAGTCACAGTGGAAAATATTTGTGGCTCTGATGCCTTTGGTGATTATTTTCTTCAAGCAAATCTCATGGGTGAGCCCGATCAGTAACCTTGTGGCTATTCCATTGATTAGTTTATTGGTTGTACCACTAGAGGTTTTGGCAGCATTTACTTTTTATCTTTTTGAACCGCTGAGTAGCCTTTTGTTTCAGTTGGCAGATTGGGTGCTAGTATTTTTATTAGGCATATTCAATGTGTTGGATGCACTACTACCGATTAGGTTGTACCCGATTGCGCTCAATACTTGGCAAATCATTTTACTGATTGTGCTCTTAATCATTGTTTTTATGCCTAAACCGAGTCTACCAAAATCATGGCTCGTACTAGGTTTGATTCCTTTGTTGGGGTTCAGTAGTCAAAACCGTCCTTTTGAGTTGATCGTACTGGATGTCGGTCAGGGACAAGCAGTGTATATGCAACATGGGCAACAGCGTGCCATGATTGATGTTGGTGGCTCTTATGATGAATTGAAGTTTAGCGTTGCTAAGCAGATTATTCAGCCATTTTTATCGAAGCAGGGTGTGAGCCAATTAGATCAGCTGATACTTACACATTTGGATCAAGATCATAGTGGCAGTTATGCCACATTAAAAAATGAGTTGTCGATTAATCAGGTTTACTCTAATCAGCAACTAGATGTGGCAAATAGGTCAAACTTTAACTATTGTCAACAAGGTCAGATCTGGCATTGGTCTGAACAAGTCGAAATCAAAATTTTGTCACCGAAAGCCAATCAATTGGTACAAGTACCCTATCAGCAAAACGAGCTATCTTGTGTGGTCTATATACAGGTGAAGGATGTACAGCCTTATCAGTATTTTTTGATTATGGGGGATGCAGGGTGGCAAACCGAGTATCAATTATTACAGGATTATCCAAACTTAAGAGTTGATGTATTGATCTTGGGCCATCATGGCAGTCGACATAGTTCAGCCTATGCATTTTTAAAACATTATCAACCGAAATTAGCAATTGCCTCAGCAGGGTTCAATAACCGCTATGGGCATCCAAGTACAGTAACGCAAGCTCGTTTGGAAGCTTTAAACATCCCGCTCTTAACAACAGTAGAGCAGGGCAGTATTGGTTTTATTGTGCAGCCTACAGGGCTTATTGAACTGACGACACAACGTCAGACTCGACAGTGGTTGCAGTCGACTGATTCTGTTGTTCCATACGCAATTGCTCTAAACGCATCACAGCCTCATTAA